From the genome of Staphylococcus haemolyticus, one region includes:
- the lrgA gene encoding antiholin-like murein hydrolase modulator LrgA — MANEQSQSNAHKGNHKLAKTYNFFQQALTIAIVLFISKIIESFIPFPMPASVIGLVLLFILLCTGVVKLGQVEGVGTALTNNISFLFVPAGISVINSLPILSQHPILILLLIIISTLLLLICVGFVSQLFVTKTLFPSKEQNEQTKLGEGN; from the coding sequence ATGGCAAATGAACAATCACAAAGTAATGCTCATAAAGGAAATCATAAGTTAGCAAAAACGTATAATTTCTTTCAGCAAGCATTAACGATTGCTATCGTACTATTTATATCTAAAATTATTGAAAGTTTCATACCATTTCCTATGCCAGCGTCAGTAATAGGACTCGTATTACTATTCATCCTATTATGCACTGGTGTGGTCAAATTAGGTCAAGTTGAAGGTGTCGGCACAGCATTAACGAATAATATTAGTTTCTTATTCGTACCGGCCGGAATTTCGGTTATCAATTCTTTACCAATATTAAGCCAACATCCTATTTTAATATTGCTATTAATTATTATTTCAACGTTATTACTACTTATCTGTGTAGGATTTGTTTCACAATTATTCGTAACAAAAACATTATTCCCATCTAAAGAGCAAAATGAACAAACTAAACTTGGGGAGGGTAACTAA
- a CDS encoding response regulator transcription factor LytR produces MKTLIVDDEPLARNELHYLLNEISGFNVIDEAENIEETLEKLLSETYDLVFLDINLMDESGIDLAQKIKKMKQPPHIIFATAHDTFAVKAFELDAIDYILKPFELERIEQAVNKVKHQISNSNEIDHITSEPSTLSMQQDDRQENEDQTVLPIEMNERIYVIRKDDITAVSVNNGITTINTTHRTYQTNEPLNYYEKKLSNNTFIKIHRATIINKTHIDSVEHWFNYTYQVTMTSGDKFQVSRSFMKAFKHEIGLA; encoded by the coding sequence GTGAAGACGTTAATCGTTGATGATGAACCATTAGCTCGAAATGAGCTTCATTACTTATTAAATGAGATATCTGGATTTAACGTGATTGATGAAGCTGAAAACATAGAAGAAACGTTAGAAAAACTTTTATCAGAAACATATGATTTAGTCTTTTTAGATATCAATCTTATGGATGAAAGTGGTATAGATTTAGCACAAAAAATAAAGAAAATGAAACAACCACCACACATTATTTTTGCAACGGCACACGATACATTTGCAGTTAAAGCCTTTGAACTTGATGCAATTGATTATATACTCAAGCCTTTTGAACTTGAACGTATAGAGCAAGCAGTCAATAAAGTTAAGCATCAAATATCTAATAGCAATGAGATAGATCATATAACAAGTGAACCATCTACGCTATCAATGCAACAAGATGATCGCCAAGAAAATGAAGACCAAACCGTACTACCAATTGAAATGAATGAACGTATCTATGTGATCCGAAAAGATGACATCACAGCAGTTTCAGTCAACAATGGGATAACAACGATAAATACCACTCATCGCACATATCAAACTAATGAACCACTTAACTACTATGAAAAGAAATTATCGAATAACACATTTATTAAAATTCATCGTGCGACTATCATTAATAAAACGCATATCGATAGCGTTGAACATTGGTTCAATTATACCTATCAAGTAACCATGACATCGGGAGATAAATTTCAAGTTAGTCGATCATTTATGAAGGCATTTAAACATGAAATTGGCCTTGCTTAA
- a CDS encoding sensor histidine kinase: protein MFNLFILLLERVGLIIIIAYMLMNINHFKTMMGEREKLRSQWQLTILFALFAITSNFTGIEIENGHIVSSNIYYHLNDDASMANTRVLTIGMSGLIGGPFVAIIVGIVSGLSRLYIGGANAYTYLISSIFIALISGFYGYRTMRRYTYPTVLMGAIIGAINEAIQMACILIFANDTASAWSLVQFIALPMILINSIGTAIFLSIILSTLKQEEQTRAIQTHDVFEIANKTLPYFRSGLTEQSARSVAEIILKLMNVSAVAITNRTDILTHVGAASDHHVAKKAIITDLSKEVIKTGHLKEAHSKEEIGCNNPNCSLTSAIVIPLMINQEVAGTLKFYFTNEYENTTSTKQLARGLADIFSSQLELGQAEMQSKLLKDAEIKSLQAQVNPHFFFNAINTISALVRIDSEKARKLLLQLSQFFRSNLQGARNNTITLEKELQQVEAYLALEQARFPDRFTIQYHIDSSCKHVLIPPFVIQILVENAIKHAFKHRRKDNIIDVVAHHDNEELTLTVRDNGSGIDDDKLPLIGQMSVDSETGTGSALENLNRRLIGLYGTKAALHFESTEIGTTVSCHIPSHTIKEDI from the coding sequence ATGTTTAATTTATTTATATTATTGCTTGAACGTGTAGGGTTAATCATTATTATCGCCTATATGTTAATGAATATTAATCACTTTAAAACGATGATGGGCGAACGCGAAAAATTGCGTTCTCAATGGCAATTAACAATTTTGTTCGCTCTATTTGCTATAACTTCAAATTTCACTGGAATTGAAATTGAAAATGGACATATTGTATCTAGTAATATTTATTACCACCTAAATGACGATGCATCTATGGCAAATACACGTGTATTAACAATAGGGATGTCTGGTTTAATTGGCGGACCTTTCGTCGCAATTATAGTAGGCATTGTATCAGGGTTGTCACGCCTTTATATTGGCGGTGCAAATGCATACACCTATCTCATTTCATCTATTTTCATCGCACTTATATCAGGGTTTTATGGTTATCGTACAATGCGTCGCTATACTTACCCAACCGTTTTAATGGGTGCCATTATTGGTGCAATTAATGAAGCAATTCAAATGGCATGCATACTCATCTTTGCCAACGATACAGCTTCTGCATGGTCGCTTGTTCAATTTATCGCCTTACCTATGATTTTAATCAATAGTATTGGGACAGCTATCTTCTTATCTATAATACTTTCAACATTAAAACAAGAAGAGCAAACCCGTGCTATTCAAACGCATGATGTCTTCGAAATAGCGAATAAAACGTTGCCGTATTTTAGGTCTGGTTTAACTGAACAGTCTGCACGTTCCGTTGCTGAAATCATTCTGAAATTGATGAACGTATCGGCGGTTGCTATCACAAATAGAACAGATATTTTAACACATGTGGGCGCTGCAAGTGACCACCATGTTGCTAAAAAAGCAATCATTACCGATTTATCAAAAGAAGTCATAAAAACGGGTCATTTAAAAGAAGCACACTCTAAAGAAGAAATCGGATGCAACAATCCAAATTGTTCTTTAACATCTGCTATCGTCATCCCTTTAATGATTAATCAAGAAGTAGCCGGCACATTAAAATTTTATTTTACAAATGAATATGAAAACACAACATCGACGAAACAACTCGCACGTGGCCTAGCAGATATCTTCTCAAGTCAATTAGAATTGGGTCAGGCCGAAATGCAGAGTAAACTTTTAAAAGATGCTGAAATCAAATCGTTACAGGCACAGGTTAATCCGCACTTCTTCTTTAATGCGATTAATACCATTTCAGCCCTCGTACGTATTGATAGTGAAAAGGCAAGAAAGTTATTATTGCAGTTAAGCCAATTCTTTAGATCAAATTTGCAAGGAGCTCGAAATAACACCATTACTTTGGAAAAAGAATTGCAACAAGTAGAGGCCTATTTGGCATTAGAACAAGCACGCTTCCCTGATCGATTCACAATTCAATATCATATTGATTCATCATGTAAGCATGTGCTTATCCCACCTTTCGTCATTCAAATTCTAGTTGAGAATGCTATCAAACACGCCTTTAAACACCGTCGCAAAGATAATATTATTGATGTAGTTGCACACCATGACAATGAAGAATTAACATTAACTGTTCGTGATAATGGAAGTGGCATTGATGATGATAAGTTACCATTGATTGGACAAATGAGTGTCGATTCAGAGACAGGAACTGGTAGTGCCTTAGAAAATTTAAACAGACGGTTAATTGGACTTTACGGCACAAAGGCCGCCTTACATTTTGAATCAACAGAAATAGGAACGACGGTAAGTTGCCATATACCATCACACACAATAAAGGAGGATATTTAA
- a CDS encoding MFS transporter yields MESSKQFRGDNKLLIGIIIGVLTFWLFAQSLVNVVPTLQSSFNTDMGTINIAISLTALFSGLFIVGAGDIADKLGRVKMTYIGLALNIIGSLCLIIAPVAWLLLVGRALQGLSGALIMPSTLAIINEYYIGKERQRAVSYWSIGSWGGSGICSLFGGFMASTIGWQWIFIVSIALSILAFFLIKHTPETKVEPSVDETKTKFDVTGLILLVITLLSVNVMVTQAADRGLFSPMILSLGAVFLVAGILFIIRELKTENPLVDFHIFKNKGYSGATLSNFMLNGVAGGTLIVVNTYYQSQLGFSSLQAGLISITYLVAVLIMIRVGEKLLQKLGAKKPLLVGSGFAFLGLLLLSLTFLPNVAYIISSIIGYLLFGIGLGTYATPSTDTAVAEAPDDKVGVASGLYKMASSLGNAFGVAMSSTIYGFGASFMNLQLGGAAGVLFNAGIALTAFIVILILVPKKLRTN; encoded by the coding sequence ATGGAGTCTTCAAAACAATTTAGGGGAGATAATAAATTACTAATTGGTATTATAATCGGGGTACTCACATTCTGGTTATTTGCACAATCATTAGTTAACGTTGTTCCAACGTTACAATCTTCATTTAACACAGACATGGGTACGATTAACATTGCCATTAGTTTAACTGCATTGTTCTCTGGACTATTTATTGTAGGGGCAGGAGATATTGCAGACAAATTAGGTCGAGTAAAAATGACATACATCGGCTTAGCATTAAATATTATTGGTTCATTATGTTTAATCATCGCACCTGTCGCATGGTTGCTATTAGTAGGACGTGCGTTACAAGGTTTATCAGGTGCATTAATTATGCCGTCAACACTTGCAATAATAAATGAATATTACATAGGAAAAGAAAGACAACGCGCTGTTAGTTACTGGTCTATCGGTTCTTGGGGCGGTAGTGGTATTTGTTCATTATTTGGTGGTTTCATGGCCTCAACGATTGGATGGCAGTGGATTTTTATTGTTTCAATTGCACTTTCAATTTTAGCCTTTTTCTTAATTAAACATACACCCGAGACTAAAGTTGAACCTAGTGTAGATGAAACTAAAACAAAATTTGATGTGACTGGTTTAATACTATTGGTTATTACACTATTAAGTGTTAACGTGATGGTTACGCAAGCTGCAGATCGAGGACTGTTCTCGCCAATGATCTTATCACTTGGTGCTGTATTCTTAGTTGCAGGAATCTTATTTATTATTAGAGAATTAAAAACAGAGAACCCGTTAGTTGATTTTCATATTTTCAAAAATAAGGGTTATAGTGGTGCGACATTATCCAACTTTATGTTAAATGGTGTTGCCGGTGGTACACTTATTGTTGTTAATACGTATTATCAAAGTCAATTAGGTTTTAGCTCATTACAAGCAGGTTTAATTTCAATTACGTACCTTGTAGCTGTACTAATCATGATTCGTGTTGGTGAAAAATTATTACAAAAACTTGGTGCTAAAAAACCATTATTAGTAGGTAGTGGTTTTGCATTCTTAGGATTACTACTATTATCTTTAACATTCTTACCAAATGTTGCTTATATCATTTCAAGTATTATAGGTTACTTATTATTTGGTATCGGTTTAGGTACATATGCTACTCCTTCTACTGATACAGCGGTTGCAGAAGCACCTGATGATAAAGTAGGTGTAGCATCTGGATTGTATAAAATGGCGTCATCTTTAGGTAATGCTTTTGGTGTTGCTATGTCTAGTACCATTTATGGTTTTGGTGCATCATTCATGAATTTACAACTCGGCGGCGCTGCTGGCGTATTATTCAATGCCGGAATTGCTTTAACTGCATTTATAGTAATTTTAATTTTAGTTCCTAAGAAATTAAGAACAAATTAA
- a CDS encoding 2-dehydropantoate 2-reductase: MKIAIAGSGALGSGFGAMLYRQGYDVTLIDGWEPQAKAVIQEGLHIDINGKNHHLNMTMYQHNDIPQDAQFDVIFLFTKAMQLQDMLEHIKAHIHDNTIMVCTMNGLKHERLIQHYVDESRIVRGVTTWTAGLESPGHTHLMGAGPVEIGALVPKGQANVDVVYELLDQSGLNPHKSEQLQQSIWKKICVNGTANALCTILECRLSNLNESDYAKQLIYKITQEIVQVATVDGVHLNGDEVYNYLIDLNEKVGPHYPSMYQDLINNNRLTEIDYINGAVAQLGKEHHIDAPVNQFVANMVHAKEQQRHAK; the protein is encoded by the coding sequence ATGAAAATAGCAATTGCAGGTTCTGGCGCGTTAGGAAGCGGATTTGGTGCGATGTTATACCGTCAAGGGTATGATGTAACGTTAATTGATGGATGGGAGCCACAAGCGAAAGCAGTTATACAAGAAGGTTTACATATAGACATCAATGGTAAAAATCATCATCTTAACATGACGATGTATCAACATAACGATATTCCACAAGATGCTCAATTTGATGTTATCTTTTTATTCACTAAAGCGATGCAGTTACAAGATATGCTGGAACATATTAAAGCACACATTCATGACAATACAATTATGGTTTGTACGATGAATGGTTTGAAGCACGAACGTTTAATTCAACATTATGTTGACGAATCACGAATTGTGCGCGGTGTTACTACATGGACTGCAGGATTAGAATCTCCTGGACATACACATTTAATGGGGGCAGGTCCGGTTGAAATTGGTGCACTTGTACCTAAAGGTCAAGCTAATGTTGATGTCGTGTATGAACTGTTAGATCAATCTGGTCTTAATCCACATAAAAGTGAGCAGCTGCAACAATCAATTTGGAAGAAAATTTGTGTGAATGGTACTGCTAATGCACTTTGTACGATATTAGAATGTCGTTTATCAAATTTAAATGAGAGTGATTATGCGAAACAACTTATTTACAAGATTACACAGGAAATTGTACAAGTTGCAACGGTAGATGGCGTACATTTAAATGGAGATGAAGTTTACAATTATCTCATCGATTTAAATGAAAAGGTAGGCCCACATTATCCATCAATGTATCAAGATTTGATTAACAATAATCGTCTTACAGAAATTGATTATATTAATGGAGCAGTTGCTCAATTAGGTAAAGAACATCATATTGATGCGCCAGTTAACCAATTTGTAGCGAATATGGTACATGCGAAAGAGCAACAACGACATGCAAAATAA
- a CDS encoding DUF1440 domain-containing protein has product MNRSTKRVVITSIVGGLLSGAVKIGWEAIVPPRTPEREKETPPMTLLNQVGLPDSIKKATYHYNGNDIPITVMGIHYGFSVANALAYGLLAERFPRITALKGSLFGVAIHIAFHEYLLPKLKLTPQVKDLPYEERLSELFGHIVWMNTIDMIRDSSK; this is encoded by the coding sequence ATGAATCGTTCAACGAAACGTGTCGTTATTACAAGTATTGTAGGTGGATTGCTAAGTGGTGCGGTTAAGATTGGCTGGGAAGCTATCGTTCCGCCTAGAACACCGGAACGTGAGAAAGAAACCCCTCCAATGACATTATTGAATCAGGTGGGATTACCAGATTCAATAAAAAAAGCAACCTATCACTATAATGGTAATGATATTCCAATAACGGTTATGGGGATTCATTATGGCTTCTCTGTAGCAAATGCTCTTGCATATGGCTTATTAGCTGAAAGATTTCCACGAATCACTGCCTTAAAAGGATCATTATTTGGCGTTGCTATTCATATTGCGTTTCATGAATATTTATTGCCAAAGTTGAAATTGACACCTCAGGTTAAAGACTTACCTTATGAAGAACGACTTTCAGAGTTGTTTGGTCATATCGTTTGGATGAATACTATTGATATGATTAGAGATTCTAGTAAGTAG
- a CDS encoding NAD-dependent epimerase/dehydratase family protein, which translates to MTKIFITGATGLIGTRLTKRLVEEGHEVAGFTTSERGKEKLERLNAKAYIGDILKADTIDAAIGDFRPEIIINQITDLKNVDMAANTKVRIEGGKNLTDAALKFDVKKVVAQSIGFMYEPGEGLATEETPLDNHSDGDRKITVDGVVGLEKETARMDQYVVLRFGWLYGPGTWYGKDGMIYNQFKDGEVTLSDGVTSFIHLDDAVEVSIQAMNFDTGIYNVADDEPVKGSDFAAWYSKEVGVDPKVTIQPAQPFERGITNDKFKEQGGTLIYNTWKDGMHPLK; encoded by the coding sequence ATGACTAAAATATTTATTACAGGCGCAACAGGATTAATCGGAACACGATTAACAAAACGTTTGGTTGAAGAAGGACATGAAGTTGCCGGATTCACTACATCTGAGAGAGGTAAAGAGAAATTAGAAAGACTCAATGCTAAAGCATATATTGGTGATATTTTAAAAGCTGATACTATTGATGCAGCAATTGGTGACTTTCGTCCTGAAATTATCATTAATCAAATTACAGATTTAAAAAATGTTGATATGGCTGCAAACACAAAAGTGCGTATAGAGGGCGGTAAAAACCTAACTGATGCGGCACTTAAATTTGATGTTAAAAAAGTAGTAGCTCAAAGTATTGGTTTCATGTATGAACCAGGAGAAGGACTTGCTACTGAAGAAACACCATTAGATAATCATTCAGATGGTGACAGAAAAATTACGGTAGATGGCGTGGTTGGACTTGAAAAAGAAACCGCTCGTATGGACCAATATGTTGTGTTACGTTTCGGTTGGTTATATGGACCAGGTACTTGGTATGGTAAAGACGGTATGATTTATAATCAATTTAAAGATGGCGAAGTAACATTATCAGATGGTGTCACATCATTCATTCATTTAGATGATGCTGTTGAAGTATCTATTCAAGCGATGAACTTTGATACTGGTATTTATAATGTTGCAGATGACGAGCCAGTAAAAGGATCAGACTTTGCAGCATGGTATTCAAAAGAAGTTGGTGTGGATCCTAAAGTCACTATCCAACCCGCACAACCATTTGAACGTGGCATTACAAATGACAAGTTTAAAGAACAAGGTGGTACACTAATCTATAATACATGGAAAGATGGCATGCACCCATTAAAATAA
- the yidC gene encoding membrane protein insertase YidC, whose amino-acid sequence MRKKWSLFLMSIVILLGGCDYSHKEDQHGFFYTIFVKPMDMLLHFLGRTFHENYGLAIIVIVLIIRLVLMPLMFIQVKNIHIMRGKTQVVKPEIEKLQDKLKNADTQEERTAANKLLMKKYNDYGINPFKSLVGTLPILIQIPILLGLYACIKYPTSGGIIEHPHFLWFNLMHTDLIMTFIAALLYFIQPLVNAMHYPKEERRTYYVMMVLSPLFIIYASLQSASALSLYWAISATFLIIQMHFAHSHYAKVGKAAGEQLKRQIEQQRQNKTNDDKA is encoded by the coding sequence ATGAGAAAAAAATGGTCCTTATTCTTAATGAGTATTGTCATATTATTGGGTGGATGTGACTATTCTCATAAAGAAGATCAACATGGGTTCTTTTATACTATATTTGTTAAGCCAATGGATATGTTACTTCACTTCTTAGGTCGTACATTCCATGAGAATTATGGATTAGCTATTATTGTCATTGTACTTATCATACGTCTTGTACTAATGCCACTAATGTTTATCCAAGTGAAAAACATTCACATTATGAGAGGTAAAACTCAGGTAGTTAAACCGGAAATTGAGAAACTGCAAGATAAACTAAAGAATGCTGATACACAAGAAGAACGTACTGCAGCTAATAAATTATTAATGAAAAAGTACAACGACTATGGTATTAATCCATTCAAAAGCCTAGTTGGAACTTTGCCGATATTAATCCAAATTCCTATTTTATTAGGTTTATACGCTTGTATTAAATATCCAACGAGTGGTGGTATTATCGAGCACCCTCACTTTTTATGGTTCAATTTAATGCATACGGATTTAATCATGACATTTATAGCAGCTTTACTTTACTTCATTCAACCTTTGGTCAATGCAATGCATTATCCAAAAGAAGAAAGACGCACATACTATGTCATGATGGTATTATCGCCATTATTTATTATTTATGCATCACTACAATCTGCTTCAGCCTTAAGTTTATACTGGGCGATAAGTGCAACGTTTTTAATTATTCAAATGCATTTTGCACATAGCCATTATGCAAAAGTGGGTAAAGCAGCAGGTGAACAACTCAAACGACAAATTGAGCAACAACGTCAAAATAAGACTAACGATGATAAGGCTTAA